One Denticeps clupeoides chromosome 12, fDenClu1.1, whole genome shotgun sequence genomic window carries:
- the vgll4b gene encoding transcription cofactor vestigial-like protein 4b isoform X2 → METPLDVLSRAASLVHADDEKREAALRGEARMQPVSLSSSISNHRTGPPPISPNKRKYSGEHGDDDLDISSERMAKMSRLFASQLGKPVNGDYRKDPRDRSRSPIEPPHMSLHYAHMSSLAMDQPLALTKNSMDTSRAVSISPAVSPAERQQNRPSVITCVSTNNRNCNLSHCTVSHNGCSSGLPSSYRRASNTNTACDPVIEEHFRRSLGKNYKEPEPVTNSVSITGTVDDHFAKALGETWLQIKAKGSSSGSPDTSPSHMVNHSHSPSVVS, encoded by the exons ATGGAAACGCCCCTGGACGTACTGTCACGAGCAGCGTCGCTGGTGCACGCCGACGATGAGAAAC GTGAGGCTGCCCTGAGAGGTGAAGCCCGAATGCAGCCCGTGTCCCTGTCGTCCAGCATCAGCAACCACAGGACCGGCCCTCCTCCCATCAGCCCCAACAAGAGGAAGTACAGCGGGGAACACGGCGACGACGACCTCGACATCAGCAGCGAGCGCATGGCCAAGATGAGCCGCCTGTTCGCGTCGCAGTT GGGTAAGCCTGTCAACGGGGACTACCGCAAAGACCCCCGCGATCGCAGCCGCAGCCCCATCGAGCCTCCACACATGAGCCTGCACTACGCCCACATGTCCAGCCTGGCCATGGACCAGCCTCTTGCACTGACCAAAAACAGCATGGACACCAGCCGTGCGGTCTCCATCTCGCCCGCTGTGAGCCCAGCCGAGCGTCAGCAG AATCGTCCCTCTGTGATCACATGCGTGTCCACAAACAACCGCAACTGTAACCTCTCCCACTGCACTGTCTCTCACAACGGCTGCTCCTCTGGCCTCCCGTCCAGCTACAGGAGAGCCTCAAACA ccAACACAGCCTGTGACCCTGTGATTGAGGAGCACTTCCGCCGCAGCCTGGGGAAGAACTACAAGGAGCCCGAACCGGTGACAAACTCCGTCTCCATCACGGGCACAGTGGATGACCACTTTGCCAAGGCGCTGGGTGAGACCTGGCTGCAGATCAAAGCAAAGGGCAGCTCGTCCGGCAGCCCTGACACGTCCCCCAGTCACATGGTCAACCACAGCCACTCCCCGTCGGTCGTCTCTTGA
- the vgll4b gene encoding transcription cofactor vestigial-like protein 4b isoform X1 — protein sequence MLLTKMDLLNYQYLDKMNNNIGILCYDGEAALRGEARMQPVSLSSSISNHRTGPPPISPNKRKYSGEHGDDDLDISSERMAKMSRLFASQLGKPVNGDYRKDPRDRSRSPIEPPHMSLHYAHMSSLAMDQPLALTKNSMDTSRAVSISPAVSPAERQQNRPSVITCVSTNNRNCNLSHCTVSHNGCSSGLPSSYRRASNTNTACDPVIEEHFRRSLGKNYKEPEPVTNSVSITGTVDDHFAKALGETWLQIKAKGSSSGSPDTSPSHMVNHSHSPSVVS from the exons ATGCTCCTGACGAAGATGGACCTGTTGAATTACCAGTACCTggacaaaatgaacaacaacaTTGGCATACTGTGCTACGACG GTGAGGCTGCCCTGAGAGGTGAAGCCCGAATGCAGCCCGTGTCCCTGTCGTCCAGCATCAGCAACCACAGGACCGGCCCTCCTCCCATCAGCCCCAACAAGAGGAAGTACAGCGGGGAACACGGCGACGACGACCTCGACATCAGCAGCGAGCGCATGGCCAAGATGAGCCGCCTGTTCGCGTCGCAGTT GGGTAAGCCTGTCAACGGGGACTACCGCAAAGACCCCCGCGATCGCAGCCGCAGCCCCATCGAGCCTCCACACATGAGCCTGCACTACGCCCACATGTCCAGCCTGGCCATGGACCAGCCTCTTGCACTGACCAAAAACAGCATGGACACCAGCCGTGCGGTCTCCATCTCGCCCGCTGTGAGCCCAGCCGAGCGTCAGCAG AATCGTCCCTCTGTGATCACATGCGTGTCCACAAACAACCGCAACTGTAACCTCTCCCACTGCACTGTCTCTCACAACGGCTGCTCCTCTGGCCTCCCGTCCAGCTACAGGAGAGCCTCAAACA ccAACACAGCCTGTGACCCTGTGATTGAGGAGCACTTCCGCCGCAGCCTGGGGAAGAACTACAAGGAGCCCGAACCGGTGACAAACTCCGTCTCCATCACGGGCACAGTGGATGACCACTTTGCCAAGGCGCTGGGTGAGACCTGGCTGCAGATCAAAGCAAAGGGCAGCTCGTCCGGCAGCCCTGACACGTCCCCCAGTCACATGGTCAACCACAGCCACTCCCCGTCGGTCGTCTCTTGA
- the vgll4b gene encoding transcription cofactor vestigial-like protein 4b isoform X4, translated as MQPVSLSSSISNHRTGPPPISPNKRKYSGEHGDDDLDISSERMAKMSRLFASQLGKPVNGDYRKDPRDRSRSPIEPPHMSLHYAHMSSLAMDQPLALTKNSMDTSRAVSISPAVSPAERQQNRPSVITCVSTNNRNCNLSHCTVSHNGCSSGLPSSYRRASNTNTACDPVIEEHFRRSLGKNYKEPEPVTNSVSITGTVDDHFAKALGETWLQIKAKGSSSGSPDTSPSHMVNHSHSPSVVS; from the exons ATGCAGCCCGTGTCCCTGTCGTCCAGCATCAGCAACCACAGGACCGGCCCTCCTCCCATCAGCCCCAACAAGAGGAAGTACAGCGGGGAACACGGCGACGACGACCTCGACATCAGCAGCGAGCGCATGGCCAAGATGAGCCGCCTGTTCGCGTCGCAGTT GGGTAAGCCTGTCAACGGGGACTACCGCAAAGACCCCCGCGATCGCAGCCGCAGCCCCATCGAGCCTCCACACATGAGCCTGCACTACGCCCACATGTCCAGCCTGGCCATGGACCAGCCTCTTGCACTGACCAAAAACAGCATGGACACCAGCCGTGCGGTCTCCATCTCGCCCGCTGTGAGCCCAGCCGAGCGTCAGCAG AATCGTCCCTCTGTGATCACATGCGTGTCCACAAACAACCGCAACTGTAACCTCTCCCACTGCACTGTCTCTCACAACGGCTGCTCCTCTGGCCTCCCGTCCAGCTACAGGAGAGCCTCAAACA ccAACACAGCCTGTGACCCTGTGATTGAGGAGCACTTCCGCCGCAGCCTGGGGAAGAACTACAAGGAGCCCGAACCGGTGACAAACTCCGTCTCCATCACGGGCACAGTGGATGACCACTTTGCCAAGGCGCTGGGTGAGACCTGGCTGCAGATCAAAGCAAAGGGCAGCTCGTCCGGCAGCCCTGACACGTCCCCCAGTCACATGGTCAACCACAGCCACTCCCCGTCGGTCGTCTCTTGA
- the vgll4b gene encoding transcription cofactor vestigial-like protein 4b isoform X3, translated as MLLTKMDLLNYQYLDKMNNNIGILCYDGEAALRGEARMQPVSLSSSISNHRTGPPPISPNKRKYSGEHGDDDLDISSERMAKMSRLFASQLGKPVNGDYRKDPRDRSRSPIEPPHMSLHYAHMSSLAMDQPLALTKNSMDTSRAVSISPANRPSVITCVSTNNRNCNLSHCTVSHNGCSSGLPSSYRRASNTNTACDPVIEEHFRRSLGKNYKEPEPVTNSVSITGTVDDHFAKALGETWLQIKAKGSSSGSPDTSPSHMVNHSHSPSVVS; from the exons ATGCTCCTGACGAAGATGGACCTGTTGAATTACCAGTACCTggacaaaatgaacaacaacaTTGGCATACTGTGCTACGACG GTGAGGCTGCCCTGAGAGGTGAAGCCCGAATGCAGCCCGTGTCCCTGTCGTCCAGCATCAGCAACCACAGGACCGGCCCTCCTCCCATCAGCCCCAACAAGAGGAAGTACAGCGGGGAACACGGCGACGACGACCTCGACATCAGCAGCGAGCGCATGGCCAAGATGAGCCGCCTGTTCGCGTCGCAGTT GGGTAAGCCTGTCAACGGGGACTACCGCAAAGACCCCCGCGATCGCAGCCGCAGCCCCATCGAGCCTCCACACATGAGCCTGCACTACGCCCACATGTCCAGCCTGGCCATGGACCAGCCTCTTGCACTGACCAAAAACAGCATGGACACCAGCCGTGCGGTCTCCATCTCGCCCGCT AATCGTCCCTCTGTGATCACATGCGTGTCCACAAACAACCGCAACTGTAACCTCTCCCACTGCACTGTCTCTCACAACGGCTGCTCCTCTGGCCTCCCGTCCAGCTACAGGAGAGCCTCAAACA ccAACACAGCCTGTGACCCTGTGATTGAGGAGCACTTCCGCCGCAGCCTGGGGAAGAACTACAAGGAGCCCGAACCGGTGACAAACTCCGTCTCCATCACGGGCACAGTGGATGACCACTTTGCCAAGGCGCTGGGTGAGACCTGGCTGCAGATCAAAGCAAAGGGCAGCTCGTCCGGCAGCCCTGACACGTCCCCCAGTCACATGGTCAACCACAGCCACTCCCCGTCGGTCGTCTCTTGA